CCGCCGCGGCGGCGGGACCGACACCGGCGGCCAGCACGTCGAAGCGCGCCGTGCGGTGCAGGGTCGCACCGCCCGGCAGCGGGACCTCCGTGTGGCGTGGCGAAGCGGCCGTCACCGCGTCACGCTCGGCGGGTACGGCCGTCACCACGAGTACGCGCATCAGCGGGCCCGGCGACTTCAGTCGTTGTCGAGTTCGAGCTTGACGTTCCACACGCCGTCGCTCGTGACCACGGAGAGGACGGTGGTCTCCTCCATGCGCCGGGCCTGCTGGTTGACGAAGAGCGACTGGCCGTCCAGGGACGTGTAGGTCTGCTTCGTCTGCGCGGTCTTCTGCGCACCGCCCGCAGCCACGATCCAGCCCTCGTCGGCGATCTTCGGCTCGACGCCGATGCGCACCTTGTCGCCCGGCTTCACCTTGATGGTCTTGGGTGCCTTGC
The window above is part of the Streptomyces syringium genome. Proteins encoded here:
- a CDS encoding DUF2771 family protein yields the protein MTAAFIRGKRRRAAAAVGAVTFGLVALSACDKPTPLATVTVGTNTVTTEAVCLDEGTKLDEAALSKCLASKAPKTIKVKPGDKVRIGVEPKIADEGWIVAAGGAQKTAQTKQTYTSLDGQSLFVNQQARRMEETTVLSVVTSDGVWNVKLELDND